Proteins encoded by one window of Salmonirosea aquatica:
- a CDS encoding PDDEXK nuclease domain-containing protein, with protein MQLKAAIAVNSALIEFYWELGKMIEERHTGYGSQFLDVLSKDLKSEFPEMNGLSVRNLKYARQFYLFHSPQIRQQPVAEFSQQPVAQIPWGHNILIISKSRDIKEANFYLQQTLENNWSRDVLALQIKSRLYERQGKAITNFKHTLPTPQSELAEQTLKDPYIFDFMTMSAPYKERDIENQLVSHVMKFLLELGKGFAFLGQQYHLEVAGNDYYLDLLFYHTKLKCHVVIELKNTRFIPEYAGKLNRSGDPVLPVGGGYLSERTRR; from the coding sequence GTGCAGCTGAAAGCCGCCATAGCGGTCAATTCCGCCCTGATTGAATTCTACTGGGAGCTGGGAAAAATGATCGAGGAAAGGCATACGGGTTATGGAAGTCAATTCTTGGACGTACTGTCCAAAGACCTGAAATCTGAGTTTCCTGAAATGAATGGTCTGTCCGTTCGCAACTTGAAGTATGCGCGGCAATTTTATCTTTTTCACAGTCCTCAAATTCGGCAACAGCCTGTTGCCGAATTTAGCCAACAGCCTGTTGCCCAAATTCCTTGGGGGCATAATATATTAATTATCAGCAAATCGCGTGATATTAAAGAGGCGAATTTCTATCTGCAACAAACGCTGGAAAACAACTGGAGCCGGGATGTACTGGCCTTGCAGATCAAATCCCGACTCTACGAACGACAGGGCAAAGCGATCACAAATTTCAAACATACCCTCCCTACACCCCAATCCGAGTTGGCCGAGCAAACTCTCAAAGATCCGTACATCTTTGACTTCATGACCATGTCTGCGCCGTACAAGGAGCGGGATATCGAAAATCAACTGGTTTCGCACGTCATGAAGTTTCTGCTGGAACTGGGCAAAGGCTTTGCATTTCTCGGCCAGCAATACCATCTGGAAGTGGCTGGCAATGATTATTACCTCGACTTACTCTTTTACCACACCAAGCTGAAATGCCACGTGGTCATCGAGCTGAAAAATACCAGGTTCATTCCCGAATACGCCGGTAAACTCAATCGCTCCGGCGACCCGGTTTTACCTGTCGGCGGTGGATACCTTAGTGAAAGAACCAGACGATAA
- a CDS encoding DUF3592 domain-containing protein: MKKKSERNTAIILTLVGAVALGIGIYLFIGKQKFLARSIVADGVVRELESGSSSKSGRTYYPVVEYRDDAGKQQTFTSQIGSSPASYEVGEPVQVRYEPGKPWTAVIVGFWEMWGVIAVFGGLGAMFLFIGAGTVYAAMHRAKMRRELPQTGRMIELPGRVEMHTTKSKTEFFVRTEWHNPTDGKMYLFDSEKVSYNPASFLTNRLIPVWIDPLNPKSRYYVDVSFLPEEA, encoded by the coding sequence ATGAAAAAGAAATCGGAAAGAAATACCGCCATCATTCTCACTCTGGTTGGGGCGGTGGCCTTAGGTATTGGAATATACCTTTTCATAGGTAAACAGAAATTTCTGGCTCGCTCTATAGTAGCTGACGGGGTAGTACGGGAGCTTGAATCGGGTTCTTCCTCTAAAAGCGGGCGGACCTACTACCCGGTGGTTGAATACCGGGATGATGCGGGGAAGCAACAGACTTTTACCTCCCAAATCGGTTCCAGTCCGGCCTCTTATGAGGTAGGCGAACCAGTGCAGGTTCGCTATGAGCCCGGAAAGCCCTGGACGGCGGTTATCGTCGGATTCTGGGAAATGTGGGGTGTGATTGCCGTTTTCGGGGGACTCGGTGCAATGTTTTTATTCATTGGGGCAGGTACCGTTTATGCTGCGATGCACCGGGCTAAAATGCGACGCGAGCTACCCCAGACCGGACGGATGATTGAGCTACCCGGTCGGGTGGAAATGCACACCACCAAGTCAAAAACGGAATTTTTTGTTAGAACCGAGTGGCATAATCCCACAGATGGGAAAATGTACCTCTTCGACAGTGAAAAGGTCTCGTATAATCCGGCATCATTCCTGACCAATCGGCTCATTCCGGTATGGATCGACCCTCTGAATCCCAAAAGCAGGTACTACGTGGATGTGTCTTTCCTGCCCGAAGAAGCCTGA
- a CDS encoding PDDEXK nuclease domain-containing protein — MKEPDDKPTIGILLCRDKNNVEAEFALRDLNKPMGVSEFQFTEILPDELKSSLPTVEEIEEELKGIG; from the coding sequence GTGAAAGAACCAGACGATAAGCCAACGATTGGCATCCTGCTCTGCCGGGATAAAAACAACGTGGAGGCCGAGTTTGCCCTGCGCGACCTCAACAAACCTATGGGTGTAAGTGAGTTTCAATTTACGGAAATACTACCCGATGAACTGAAAAGCAGCCTGCCGACGGTAGAGGAAATCGAGGAAGAGTTGAAGGGGATTGGTTGA
- a CDS encoding alpha-L-rhamnosidase-related protein, whose translation MKSTFLPLAFFLSFSLATAQSPAPNQLRTDLLEHTDRVWKNGFLTNFTLEEAATARFPFQTADLRSNRPYFSWILTDTSRQISQTAYQLLVASTQEKASANQGDVWDSGKVSGSQQMNIRCGVPLDTNRIYYWKVKTWDNKAQESAWSAPKVFRTARQLSDYATAYYPLVKSEDKPAQQRRLSNQSMLYDFGKDLFGQLYLTAYSPSGGDTLLVHVGEHVTADGHVHTKPGGTLRYRLIRLPLRQGEHTYAVQFTSDKRNTGPKAIFMPDYIGEVLPFRYVELVVPSGQVRVQNVTRHGVFYPFNEAATTFTSSDTTLNQIWDLSKYSIKATSFTGYYVDGDRERIPYEADALINQLSHYAVDTEFNMAKRSLDYLIYHATWPTEWSLQNLQVAYYDYLYSGDIRAVGTLYDELKPKLLLALARNDGLISTRTGKQTAEFKKSIHYGTFDGKEDLKDITDWPQPSEIDGFEFKKYNAIVNAFHYKALLAMEQIARDLGKQDDAAFYQKRAQQVRTAFQGTFIDTKAGLIRDGEGTDHASLHANMFALAFGLVPEKYHASVLAHIRSKGMATSVYGSQFLLDALYNAHESKYALSLLTSTDLRSWYNMIRTGSTLTTEAWDTSFKANQDWNHAWGAAPANLIVRKLMGVEPLTPAFGTIQIKPQPDTLRQASLDYTTLRGMVKVRFENTPERFELHTTLPANTTGVVYLPRKNARSTVYQDGKSIKATADGAFWKIESVPSGTYTWEVR comes from the coding sequence ATGAAAAGCACTTTTCTCCCGCTTGCCTTTTTTCTGTCATTCTCCCTGGCTACGGCGCAGTCGCCCGCACCCAACCAGCTCCGCACCGACCTGCTCGAGCATACGGATCGAGTCTGGAAAAACGGTTTTTTGACCAACTTCACACTCGAAGAAGCCGCCACTGCACGCTTTCCATTTCAGACCGCCGACCTACGGAGCAACCGGCCCTATTTCAGCTGGATACTTACCGACACCAGTCGACAGATTAGTCAGACGGCCTACCAGCTGCTCGTTGCCAGCACGCAGGAAAAGGCCAGCGCCAACCAGGGCGATGTATGGGATTCGGGCAAGGTAAGCGGTAGCCAGCAAATGAATATCCGCTGTGGGGTACCCCTCGATACCAACCGGATCTACTACTGGAAGGTAAAAACTTGGGATAACAAAGCCCAGGAAAGCGCCTGGTCCGCCCCGAAAGTATTCCGAACGGCCAGGCAACTTTCAGACTACGCCACAGCCTACTATCCGCTGGTAAAATCAGAAGACAAACCCGCCCAACAGCGCCGCCTTAGCAACCAAAGTATGTTGTACGACTTCGGAAAAGACCTGTTTGGCCAACTGTACCTGACCGCCTACAGTCCGTCAGGCGGCGATACATTGCTTGTGCACGTGGGTGAACATGTTACCGCCGATGGCCACGTGCATACCAAGCCCGGGGGTACCCTTCGCTACCGGCTGATCCGCCTGCCGCTGCGACAGGGAGAACATACCTACGCCGTACAGTTTACCTCCGACAAGCGCAATACGGGTCCTAAGGCTATCTTCATGCCTGACTACATCGGCGAAGTACTGCCCTTCCGTTACGTAGAACTGGTGGTACCTTCGGGACAGGTGCGCGTTCAGAATGTCACCCGACACGGCGTTTTTTATCCCTTCAACGAAGCTGCTACTACATTCACCAGTTCGGATACTACCCTGAACCAGATTTGGGATTTGAGCAAGTACTCCATTAAGGCTACCTCTTTCACGGGTTATTACGTGGACGGTGACCGCGAGCGAATACCTTACGAAGCTGACGCGCTCATCAACCAACTGTCGCACTATGCTGTGGATACGGAGTTCAACATGGCCAAGCGCTCGCTCGACTATCTGATTTACCACGCCACCTGGCCTACTGAGTGGTCGCTACAGAATCTGCAGGTAGCCTACTACGACTACCTCTATTCGGGCGACATCCGGGCGGTGGGTACCCTGTATGATGAATTGAAACCCAAGCTACTGCTGGCTCTGGCCCGAAACGACGGGCTGATCAGCACCCGAACGGGTAAGCAAACGGCCGAGTTCAAGAAGTCCATCCACTATGGTACCTTCGACGGTAAAGAAGACCTGAAAGATATCACCGACTGGCCCCAACCCAGTGAGATCGACGGCTTTGAGTTTAAGAAGTACAACGCCATCGTCAATGCTTTTCATTACAAAGCCCTGCTGGCTATGGAGCAAATTGCCCGGGATTTGGGCAAACAGGACGATGCCGCTTTCTACCAGAAACGCGCGCAACAGGTCAGAACGGCTTTCCAGGGTACCTTCATCGATACTAAAGCCGGATTAATCCGCGATGGCGAAGGTACCGACCATGCTTCGTTGCACGCCAATATGTTTGCGCTGGCGTTCGGGCTGGTACCCGAAAAGTACCACGCCAGTGTCCTGGCCCACATCCGCAGCAAAGGGATGGCCACCAGCGTGTACGGATCACAGTTTTTGCTGGATGCGCTCTACAATGCTCACGAAAGCAAGTACGCCTTGTCGTTGCTTACTTCTACGGATTTGCGCAGCTGGTACAACATGATCCGCACCGGTTCTACCCTCACCACCGAAGCCTGGGATACAAGCTTTAAGGCCAATCAGGACTGGAACCATGCCTGGGGAGCCGCGCCAGCTAACCTGATTGTCCGGAAACTGATGGGTGTGGAGCCCCTGACACCCGCCTTTGGTACGATTCAGATCAAGCCTCAGCCCGATACGCTCCGCCAGGCTTCCCTGGACTACACCACGCTGCGCGGAATGGTGAAGGTACGGTTTGAGAATACGCCGGAAAGGTTTGAACTCCATACCACCCTGCCTGCCAACACTACGGGCGTAGTGTACCTACCTCGTAAAAATGCCAGAAGTACGGTGTACCAGGATGGCAAGTCTATTAAGGCTACCGCCGACGGAGCCTTTTGGAAAATAGAGTCCGTGCCATCGGGTACCTATACGTGGGAAGTTCGGTGA
- the katG gene encoding catalase/peroxidase HPI encodes MANNGSPHTHVWDVNDDSKVNTVGKCPFTSGALNKSAGGGTRNRDWWPKQLKLNILRQHSSLSNPMDEGFNYAEEFKTLDLAAVKQDIFDVMTTSQDWWPADYGHYGPFFIRMAWHSAGTYRIGDGRGGAGAGMLRFAPLNSWPDNANLDKARLLLWPIKQKYGRKLSWADLMVLTGNCALESMGLKTFGFGGGRVDMWEPEEDVYWGSETEWLGDDVRFPNGRDGELEHPLGASHMGLIYVNPEGPGGNPDPLAAAHHIRETFGRMAMNDYETVALIAGGHTFGKTHGAADPSKYVSSEPAGATIEEQSQGWRNTFGGGHGAHTITSGLEGAWTTTPTQWGNGFFDHLFGFEWELTKSPGGAHQWKPKDGAGDGTVPDAHDSSVSHAPFMLTTDLALRVDPAYEKISRHFHENPEEFADAFARAWFKLTHRDMGPKERYLGPEVPAEELIWQDPVPAVTHELINDEDIAALKAKILDSGLPVSQLVSTAWASASTYRDSDKRGGTNGARVRLAPQKDWEVNDPAQLASVLEKLEGIRNEFNGAQSEGKQVSLADLIVLGGCAGVEQAAKNAGHEVKVPFTPGRTDASQEQTDVQSFDAMEPAADGFRNYLNPKHKSSAEDMLVDKAQLLTLTAPQMTVLVGGMRVLNTNFDHSKHGVFTQRPETLTNDYFVNLLDLGTTWRATSDAQNVFVGSDRKTGEPKWTGTRVDLIFGSNSELRAIAEVYGCGDSQEKFVQDFVAVWAKVMNLGRFDLA; translated from the coding sequence ATGGCAAATAACGGAAGTCCTCACACCCATGTATGGGATGTCAATGATGACAGTAAAGTCAACACCGTCGGCAAATGCCCGTTTACGAGCGGCGCACTTAATAAGAGTGCGGGCGGCGGCACCAGAAACCGCGACTGGTGGCCCAAACAATTGAAACTGAATATTCTTCGCCAGCACTCTTCTTTGTCCAATCCGATGGATGAGGGGTTCAACTACGCCGAAGAGTTCAAGACGCTTGATCTGGCGGCGGTGAAACAGGATATCTTTGATGTAATGACCACGTCGCAGGACTGGTGGCCGGCCGACTACGGTCACTACGGGCCTTTCTTTATCCGCATGGCCTGGCATAGCGCGGGTACCTATCGCATCGGCGATGGCCGGGGTGGCGCCGGTGCCGGCATGCTGCGTTTTGCGCCGCTCAACAGCTGGCCCGACAACGCCAACCTTGACAAGGCCCGCCTGCTGTTGTGGCCCATCAAGCAGAAATATGGCCGGAAACTATCCTGGGCCGACCTGATGGTGCTTACCGGCAACTGTGCCCTTGAGTCTATGGGCCTGAAGACCTTCGGGTTTGGGGGCGGACGTGTCGATATGTGGGAGCCGGAGGAAGATGTGTACTGGGGCTCGGAGACGGAGTGGTTGGGAGACGATGTGCGTTTTCCTAATGGGCGTGATGGTGAGCTTGAGCATCCGCTTGGTGCCTCGCACATGGGGCTTATCTACGTCAATCCCGAAGGTCCCGGTGGCAACCCCGATCCGCTTGCCGCCGCGCATCACATTCGGGAGACTTTCGGCCGGATGGCGATGAACGATTACGAAACCGTCGCGCTCATTGCGGGCGGACATACCTTTGGCAAAACGCATGGTGCCGCCGATCCCAGCAAGTACGTAAGTTCAGAACCTGCCGGTGCCACCATTGAGGAGCAAAGCCAGGGCTGGCGGAATACCTTCGGTGGCGGGCATGGCGCGCACACGATCACCAGTGGTCTTGAAGGCGCCTGGACCACCACGCCCACCCAGTGGGGCAATGGATTCTTCGACCATCTGTTCGGTTTCGAGTGGGAGTTGACAAAGAGTCCGGGCGGGGCGCATCAGTGGAAACCCAAGGATGGTGCCGGGGATGGTACCGTACCCGATGCCCACGATTCGTCCGTAAGCCATGCTCCGTTTATGCTTACCACCGACCTCGCTTTGCGGGTAGACCCCGCCTACGAGAAAATTTCTAGACATTTCCACGAAAATCCGGAAGAGTTCGCTGACGCATTCGCCCGTGCCTGGTTCAAGCTGACCCACCGCGACATGGGCCCCAAGGAGCGTTATCTTGGCCCGGAGGTACCTGCCGAAGAACTGATCTGGCAAGATCCGGTACCAGCCGTTACGCATGAGCTGATCAACGACGAAGATATCGCCGCCCTGAAAGCTAAGATTCTTGATTCCGGCCTGCCGGTATCCCAACTGGTGTCCACGGCCTGGGCGTCGGCTTCTACCTACCGTGATTCTGACAAACGCGGGGGTACCAATGGCGCCCGTGTTCGTCTGGCACCTCAGAAAGACTGGGAGGTCAACGACCCGGCCCAACTGGCCAGCGTGCTGGAAAAGCTGGAAGGTATCCGGAATGAGTTCAACGGTGCTCAGTCGGAAGGAAAACAGGTTTCGCTGGCCGACCTTATCGTGCTGGGTGGCTGTGCTGGCGTCGAGCAGGCAGCGAAAAACGCCGGACACGAGGTGAAGGTACCCTTCACACCGGGCCGCACCGATGCATCGCAGGAACAAACCGATGTGCAATCGTTTGATGCCATGGAACCCGCCGCTGACGGATTCCGCAACTACCTCAACCCCAAGCATAAGTCTTCGGCCGAGGACATGCTGGTTGACAAAGCCCAGCTCCTGACGCTGACTGCACCCCAGATGACGGTACTCGTAGGGGGTATGCGGGTATTGAACACGAACTTCGATCACTCGAAGCACGGCGTTTTCACCCAGCGTCCCGAAACACTCACCAACGACTACTTCGTCAACCTGCTCGATCTGGGTACTACCTGGCGGGCGACTTCGGACGCGCAGAATGTATTCGTGGGCAGTGATCGCAAAACAGGCGAACCCAAGTGGACGGGTACCCGGGTGGATCTGATTTTCGGCTCTAACTCCGAACTGCGGGCCATCGCCGAGGTATACGGATGTGGAGATTCGCAGGAGAAATTCGTGCAGGATTTTGTGGCGGTGTGGGCTAAGGTGATGAACCTGGGCCGTTTCGACCTGGCCTGA